A DNA window from Vagococcus penaei contains the following coding sequences:
- the kdpB gene encoding potassium-transporting ATPase subunit KdpB has protein sequence MKQQKNQSHYHGLFKEAMLGSFSKMNPAYLISNPVMFVVEIGLILTTCLSIFPNLFGPVPNDIRLYNIAISVILFFTILFANFAESIAEGRGKAQAESLKNTQKNMRARRLDDDEVETIIDAQELKKNDIILVKIGEIIPSDGEVIAGIASVDESAITGESAPVLKESGGDFASVTGGTMVASDWLKIRITANPGESFIDKMISLVEGASRKKTPNEIALNTLLVSLTIIFLIVVVTLYPLADYVGIHLDISTLIALTVCLIPTTIGGLLSAIGIAGMDRVTRFNVIAMSGKAVESCGDVDTMILDKTGTITFGNRLAAEFIPVAGVPKDKLIQAALLSSIQDDTPEGKSIVTLAADEGVLLSNQKMMGEFIPFSAQTRMSGMNLSNGAKIRKGAADAVKKWVQISGGTIPSDLDGIVQKVSSLGGTPLVVSQDNQIFGVIYLKDIIKPGLVERFARLREIGIKTVMCTGDNPLTAATIAEEAGVDSFVAECRPEDKIEVIKKEQAAGKVVAMTGDGTNDAPALAQADVGIAMNSGTTAAKEAANMVDLDSDPTKILDVVEIGKQLLITRGSLTTFSISNDVAKYFAIIPAMFMGAIPGMKALNIMELATSYSAIISALVFNALIIPILIPLAMRGVKYTPQKSEKILQHNMLVYGLGGMIAPFIGIKLIDSCIAPLLAIIGL, from the coding sequence ATGAAGCAACAAAAAAATCAGAGTCATTATCATGGCTTATTTAAGGAAGCTATGCTTGGGTCGTTTAGTAAAATGAATCCAGCTTATTTAATCTCTAACCCTGTAATGTTTGTGGTTGAAATTGGTTTAATCTTGACTACTTGTTTAAGTATTTTTCCTAATCTTTTTGGACCAGTACCTAATGATATTCGCTTATATAATATTGCTATTAGTGTCATTTTATTTTTTACTATTTTGTTTGCCAATTTTGCGGAATCGATTGCTGAAGGCCGTGGTAAAGCTCAAGCAGAATCTCTGAAGAATACTCAAAAAAATATGCGTGCAAGACGTCTTGACGATGATGAAGTAGAAACAATCATTGACGCGCAAGAATTGAAAAAAAATGACATCATTTTAGTGAAGATTGGTGAGATTATTCCGAGTGATGGTGAAGTGATTGCAGGAATTGCCTCAGTGGACGAATCAGCTATCACAGGAGAATCAGCACCTGTTTTAAAAGAAAGTGGTGGCGACTTCGCATCGGTGACTGGCGGAACAATGGTAGCTAGTGACTGGTTAAAAATTCGAATAACTGCGAATCCAGGGGAATCATTTATTGATAAAATGATTTCGCTAGTCGAAGGAGCTTCACGAAAAAAGACACCAAATGAAATAGCCTTAAATACATTGTTGGTTAGTCTAACGATTATTTTTTTAATTGTCGTTGTGACACTCTATCCACTGGCTGATTATGTTGGTATTCACTTAGATATCTCAACATTAATTGCGCTAACTGTTTGTTTGATTCCAACGACAATTGGAGGGTTACTATCTGCGATTGGTATTGCGGGAATGGATCGAGTAACTCGTTTTAATGTGATTGCTATGTCGGGTAAAGCAGTTGAATCTTGTGGTGATGTGGACACAATGATTTTAGATAAAACAGGGACAATTACATTTGGTAATCGTTTAGCAGCAGAATTTATACCTGTTGCAGGCGTACCAAAGGATAAACTCATTCAAGCAGCATTATTATCATCTATTCAGGATGATACGCCTGAAGGTAAGTCCATAGTGACTTTAGCTGCTGATGAGGGAGTTTTACTAAGTAATCAAAAAATGATGGGTGAGTTTATTCCATTTAGTGCACAAACGCGAATGAGTGGAATGAATTTGAGTAATGGCGCAAAAATTAGAAAAGGTGCCGCGGATGCCGTAAAAAAATGGGTGCAGATATCTGGTGGGACTATTCCTTCAGACCTAGATGGAATAGTCCAGAAAGTATCCTCACTTGGTGGGACACCATTAGTTGTTAGTCAAGACAATCAGATTTTCGGTGTTATTTATTTGAAAGATATAATTAAACCAGGATTGGTTGAGCGTTTTGCGAGATTACGAGAAATCGGTATTAAAACGGTAATGTGCACTGGTGATAATCCGTTAACAGCTGCGACTATTGCCGAAGAAGCTGGAGTAGATAGTTTTGTCGCTGAATGTCGTCCTGAAGACAAAATTGAGGTCATTAAAAAGGAGCAAGCAGCGGGTAAAGTTGTTGCAATGACAGGTGATGGGACAAATGACGCTCCGGCATTGGCGCAAGCGGATGTTGGTATTGCTATGAATAGTGGGACAACGGCAGCAAAAGAAGCGGCAAATATGGTTGATTTAGATTCGGATCCAACGAAGATTTTAGATGTAGTTGAAATTGGTAAACAATTACTAATTACTCGTGGGTCATTGACAACGTTTAGTATTTCTAATGACGTAGCTAAATATTTTGCGATTATTCCGGCTATGTTCATGGGGGCTATTCCTGGGATGAAAGCTCTGAATATCATGGAGCTAGCAACCTCATATAGCGCGATTATTTCTGCTTTAGTATTTAACGCGTTAATAATTCCTATTCTAATTCCCTTAGCAATGCGTGGGGTTAAATATACGCCTCAGAAATCAGAAAAAATCCTCCAACATAATATGCTTGTTTACGGATTGGGTGGTATGATTGCCCCGTTTATAGGTATTAAATTAATTGATAGTTGTATTGCACCTTTATTAGCAATAATAGGGTTGTAA
- the kdpC gene encoding K(+)-transporting ATPase subunit C produces the protein MRQIISSLRTPFLMTLLFILICGVCYPLFVTGISQIFFAKQANGSLIVENNQVIGSKLIGQEFTAPYYLQSRPSAVNYNVYSLEDKSTGKYGGVSSGSTNFGPSRQELLTRVKEDKKVLLRKHPTINANRLPNDLLTASASGLDPDISYESALIQLPEIAVASGISEPNLRQFINQETTDKWLHIFGERRVNVLGVNYLIYQEMIEKDNG, from the coding sequence ATGAGACAGATTATAAGTTCACTAAGAACACCATTTTTAATGACATTATTATTTATCTTAATCTGTGGTGTATGCTATCCCTTATTCGTTACTGGAATAAGTCAGATATTTTTTGCAAAACAAGCAAATGGGAGCTTGATTGTTGAGAATAATCAAGTGATTGGATCGAAACTAATTGGACAAGAATTTACGGCACCTTATTATTTACAAAGTCGTCCTTCTGCTGTTAATTACAATGTCTATAGCTTAGAAGACAAGAGTACAGGAAAGTATGGTGGTGTTTCATCTGGATCAACAAATTTTGGTCCAAGTCGCCAAGAATTGTTGACACGTGTCAAAGAGGACAAAAAGGTATTATTGAGAAAACACCCTACTATCAACGCTAATCGATTACCAAATGATTTATTGACAGCCTCGGCTTCTGGCTTAGATCCAGATATTAGTTATGAGAGTGCCTTAATTCAATTACCCGAAATAGCAGTGGCATCAGGCATCAGTGAACCTAATTTACGGCAATTTATTAACCAGGAAACAACAGATAAATGGCTTCATATATTTGGTGAGCGTCGAGTAAATGTCTTAGGTGTCAATTATTTAATTTATCAAGAGATGATAGAAAAAGATAATGGATAA
- a CDS encoding sensor histidine kinase, with the protein MKTRVTDTTTKKVSTSKKGILRIYFGYAAGVGKTYSMLKDAQELKSDGIDVVVGYVEPHKRPETMALQVGLEQLPLLTGSYRSKTLTEFDLDYALLRKPKLILIDELAHSNAPISRNKKRYQDVEELLNAGIDVFTTVNVQHLESLNDIIEKISTITVNERIPDTIFDQADQIELVDIDPTDLLDRLVRGKIYQPQAIERALENFFTVGKLVALREIALRKTADQVNRMANEQCVNQTSAYTREHILVCVSPSPSSLYVIRSAARLAQAFNAVLTGVYVEENESELLEDKRLTLHENIRLVEQLGGQITTLHGDNIGEQISAYAKASYVSKIVVGKSVRANWWSKKSIVDELTEMNPMSDIYVIPDKYQKVIRKKTLKPIAFPAFSISDSLKTMAILISCTLVGLLFNYWDFNISNIITVYILGVQLNAMVTTSPMYSVLSSILSVLTFNFIFTEPRFTFEAFSSGYPMTFFIMLVAGLITSSLTQRMKAHAIKSAEKAYRTELLFETNQLLQGASGIKNILRETGKQLTRLLKRQIIIYPVSADKLEEVMILGLDEVIPEVDTTQIVNERAVADWVLKNNKRAGATTNTLSGSHYLYLAIRNKDQVFAVIGISMHQQDSLESFEKSILMAILGESALSLEKEWLQEKQYDIATQIEKEQLRSNLLRAISHDLRTPLTAISGNAKLLLDKKAQFTNSQQQDVLLTISDDAIWLIHLVENLLSITKLDNQLVELNLQVDVIPDILDEAIRHADRQLLEREFIVDIQDELLLAKVDAQLFMQVIVNLLNNAVKYTSSEVKIWLKVRKKNHRLIIEVGDNGPGLSKKEKQHAFEPFFTGEQAVVDSRRGMGLGLSLCKSIIDAHDGSIVITDHNPHGTIITIELEEAEVRPLND; encoded by the coding sequence GTGAAGACAAGAGTGACTGATACGACGACTAAAAAAGTATCTACTTCTAAAAAGGGCATCTTACGAATTTACTTTGGGTATGCTGCAGGGGTCGGTAAAACTTATTCAATGTTAAAAGATGCTCAGGAACTAAAAAGTGATGGGATTGATGTAGTCGTTGGTTATGTTGAACCCCATAAACGTCCAGAAACCATGGCGCTACAAGTTGGATTAGAGCAACTACCACTGTTAACAGGGAGTTATCGTTCAAAAACCTTAACCGAGTTTGATTTAGATTATGCTTTATTAAGAAAACCAAAATTAATTTTAATTGATGAATTGGCACATAGCAATGCGCCTATTTCACGAAATAAAAAGCGATACCAAGATGTTGAAGAGTTACTTAATGCAGGAATTGATGTATTTACAACAGTGAATGTTCAACATCTTGAAAGTCTAAATGATATTATTGAAAAAATTTCAACGATTACCGTTAATGAGCGAATTCCTGATACAATTTTTGATCAGGCGGATCAAATTGAATTAGTGGATATTGACCCAACCGATTTATTGGACCGATTAGTACGAGGTAAGATTTATCAACCTCAAGCGATTGAACGGGCGTTAGAAAATTTTTTTACAGTTGGTAAATTAGTAGCATTGCGTGAAATTGCACTTAGAAAAACGGCAGATCAAGTCAATCGTATGGCTAACGAACAATGTGTCAATCAAACTAGTGCCTATACGCGTGAACATATTTTAGTTTGTGTGTCGCCATCACCAAGCAGTTTATATGTCATCCGTTCTGCGGCAAGGCTAGCTCAAGCATTTAATGCCGTTTTAACAGGGGTCTATGTCGAAGAAAATGAGTCAGAGCTATTAGAGGATAAGCGACTAACTTTACACGAAAATATTCGCTTGGTAGAACAACTTGGTGGTCAAATTACGACATTGCATGGCGACAATATTGGAGAACAAATTAGTGCTTACGCGAAAGCAAGTTATGTCTCAAAAATTGTAGTTGGTAAAAGTGTCCGAGCGAATTGGTGGAGTAAAAAATCAATTGTGGATGAATTAACCGAGATGAATCCGATGAGTGACATTTATGTGATTCCTGATAAATATCAAAAAGTTATAAGAAAAAAGACATTAAAGCCAATTGCTTTTCCTGCTTTTAGTATTAGTGATAGTTTAAAAACTATGGCTATTTTAATTAGTTGTACTCTAGTTGGTTTATTGTTTAACTATTGGGATTTTAATATTTCTAATATCATCACTGTCTATATTCTAGGAGTCCAATTAAATGCGATGGTAACAACTAGTCCGATGTATAGTGTATTGTCTTCTATTCTTAGTGTTTTGACATTTAATTTTATTTTTACGGAACCTCGTTTTACCTTTGAAGCATTTAGTTCAGGCTATCCAATGACTTTTTTTATCATGTTAGTTGCAGGTTTAATCACGAGTTCATTGACCCAACGGATGAAGGCTCATGCGATTAAATCAGCAGAAAAAGCTTATCGAACAGAACTTCTATTTGAAACGAATCAGTTACTGCAAGGTGCTTCAGGTATCAAGAATATTTTACGTGAAACCGGAAAACAATTGACACGTCTATTAAAAAGGCAGATTATTATTTATCCAGTGAGTGCTGATAAATTAGAAGAAGTGATGATTTTAGGATTAGATGAAGTTATTCCGGAAGTTGATACCACACAGATAGTTAATGAACGTGCCGTAGCAGACTGGGTTTTGAAAAATAATAAGCGCGCCGGAGCAACTACTAATACCTTGTCTGGGTCGCATTATTTATATTTAGCTATTCGTAATAAAGACCAAGTATTTGCGGTTATTGGAATCTCAATGCATCAACAAGACAGTTTAGAGTCATTTGAAAAAAGTATTTTGATGGCTATTTTAGGTGAAAGTGCGCTATCTTTAGAAAAAGAATGGTTACAGGAAAAACAATATGATATAGCGACTCAAATTGAGAAAGAGCAGTTAAGGTCTAATTTATTACGGGCAATTTCACATGATTTGAGGACGCCATTAACGGCGATTTCTGGAAATGCTAAATTGTTGTTAGATAAAAAAGCCCAATTCACAAATTCACAACAACAAGATGTTTTACTAACAATCTCAGATGATGCGATTTGGTTAATACATTTAGTTGAAAATTTATTATCAATCACTAAATTAGACAATCAGTTAGTCGAGTTAAATTTACAAGTTGATGTTATACCAGATATTCTAGATGAGGCAATTAGACACGCAGACCGACAATTATTGGAGCGTGAATTTATTGTGGATATTCAAGATGAGTTATTACTTGCTAAGGTGGATGCTCAATTGTTTATGCAAGTTATTGTTAATCTTTTGAATAATGCTGTGAAATATACATCATCTGAAGTGAAAATTTGGCTGAAAGTTAGAAAAAAAAATCATCGGTTAATTATCGAAGTAGGGGATAATGGCCCTGGGTTGTCAAAAAAAGAAAAGCAACATGCATTTGAACCCTTTTTTACAGGTGAACAAGCAGTCGTTGATTCAAGACGCGGTATGGGACTTGGTTTATCATTGTGCAAAAGTATTATCGATGCTCATGATGGATCCATCGTTATAACTGACCACAATCCTCATGGTACAATCATCACAATTGAATTAGAAGAAGCGGAGGTGCGACCATTAAATGACTAA
- a CDS encoding response regulator transcription factor codes for MTKYNILVIEDDPSISKLITMTLGMYDYQYDSKKTGKEALFKIVSQQPDIILLDLGLPDMDGTEIIKKVRAFSDIPIIIVSARNEERAKIEALDLGADDYITKPFSMDELLARLRVSIRRVNQAKYVQQEASRLFTNGRLTIDYLANTVAINQQFIHVTPIEYRLLCLFAKNVDRVLTYHYILREVWGIQDNDASALRVFMRTLRKKIEEDPSHPTLIQTHIGVGYRMVSE; via the coding sequence ATGACTAAATATAATATATTAGTAATTGAAGATGACCCATCAATTAGTAAACTCATTACAATGACGTTAGGCATGTATGATTATCAATATGATTCTAAAAAAACTGGCAAAGAAGCCTTATTTAAAATTGTCAGTCAGCAACCAGATATTATTTTATTAGATTTAGGTTTACCAGATATGGATGGTACAGAGATTATTAAGAAAGTGCGAGCTTTTTCTGACATACCAATTATTATTGTCAGCGCTAGAAACGAAGAACGTGCAAAAATAGAAGCTCTTGATTTAGGTGCGGACGACTATATCACAAAGCCATTTAGTATGGATGAGTTATTGGCTAGATTGCGAGTGAGTATTCGGAGAGTGAATCAAGCTAAATACGTTCAGCAAGAGGCGTCACGTTTGTTCACCAATGGCCGATTAACAATTGATTATTTAGCTAATACCGTAGCAATTAACCAACAATTTATTCATGTAACGCCAATTGAGTATCGCTTGTTATGCTTATTTGCTAAAAATGTTGACCGCGTTTTAACTTATCACTATATTTTACGTGAGGTTTGGGGAATTCAAGATAATGATGCCTCAGCATTACGAGTATTTATGAGAACTTTACGTAAAAAAATTGAGGAAGACCCTTCACATCCAACATTAATTCAAACTCATATTGGTGTGGGTTATCGAATGGTTAGTGAGTAA
- a CDS encoding betaine/proline/choline family ABC transporter ATP-binding protein (Members of the family are the ATP-binding subunit of ABC transporters for substrates such as betaine, L-proline or other amino acids, choline, carnitine, etc. The substrate specificity is best determined from the substrate-binding subunit, rather than this subunit, as it interacts with the permease subunit and not with substrate directly.) produces the protein MIEFQSVSKIYKGNKIAVDNVNLSFEKGEFICFIGTSGSGKTTCMRMINRMTDPSKGKILIDGDDILSFNPIELRRKIGYVIQNIGLMPHMTIRENIVLVPKLLKVDQEERNRIADKMIDLVELPREMLDRYPSELSGGQQQRIGVVRALAANQDIILMDEPFGALDPITRDSLQDLVKDLQERLGKTIVFVTHDMDEALKLASRIAIMSEGKLIQFDTPDNILRNPANNFVEELIGENRLIQGKTDTTTVGEVMLNEAVTITPEKSLSQAIRLMREKRVDTLLVVDGAGILKGFIDIETLDRKRHTATSVSDLLNPNVFFVKKTSLLRDTLQRILKRGLKYVPVVDEQKKVVGILTRASLVDIVYDVIWGEEEDLAAASSQQSDDVVTPVSKSQTEV, from the coding sequence ATGATAGAATTTCAAAGTGTATCAAAAATCTATAAAGGGAATAAAATTGCCGTTGATAACGTCAATCTATCGTTTGAAAAAGGAGAATTTATTTGTTTTATAGGGACAAGTGGTAGTGGAAAGACAACATGTATGCGTATGATTAATCGGATGACGGATCCTTCTAAAGGAAAAATTTTAATTGATGGCGATGATATTTTATCATTTAATCCAATTGAATTAAGGCGGAAAATTGGTTATGTCATCCAAAATATTGGACTAATGCCACATATGACAATCCGAGAAAATATTGTACTCGTACCAAAGTTATTGAAAGTTGATCAAGAAGAACGAAACCGTATTGCTGATAAAATGATCGATTTAGTCGAGCTACCACGTGAGATGCTTGATCGCTATCCCAGTGAGTTATCGGGGGGACAACAACAGAGAATCGGTGTAGTCCGTGCATTGGCTGCAAACCAAGATATTATTTTAATGGATGAACCATTTGGTGCACTAGATCCAATTACTCGTGATTCGTTACAAGATTTGGTAAAGGATTTACAGGAACGTTTAGGTAAAACAATTGTCTTTGTAACACATGATATGGACGAAGCTTTAAAATTAGCTAGTCGGATTGCGATTATGAGTGAAGGGAAATTAATTCAATTTGACACGCCAGATAATATTCTACGTAATCCAGCGAATAATTTTGTTGAGGAGCTAATTGGTGAAAATCGCCTTATTCAAGGGAAGACTGATACGACAACTGTTGGCGAAGTCATGTTGAATGAAGCGGTCACAATCACACCAGAAAAATCATTATCACAAGCTATTCGATTAATGCGTGAAAAGCGTGTAGATACTTTACTTGTGGTCGATGGTGCGGGTATTTTAAAAGGATTTATTGATATTGAAACGCTAGATCGTAAGCGTCATACAGCAACTAGTGTGAGTGATTTATTAAATCCTAATGTCTTTTTTGTGAAGAAGACGTCGTTGCTACGTGATACGCTTCAACGTATTTTAAAACGTGGCTTAAAATATGTTCCCGTTGTTGATGAGCAGAAAAAAGTCGTTGGTATATTAACTCGTGCTTCACTAGTAGATATTGTCTATGATGTCATTTGGGGCGAGGAAGAAGATTTAGCTGCAGCGTCTAGCCAACAATCTGATGATGTTGTTACACCAGTCAGTAAGTCACAAACGGAGGTGTAA
- a CDS encoding ABC transporter permease, with translation MQQFLAERGGELMTKIWEHLFISGVALLLGILFAVPIGILLTRTKRLATIVIGITSALQTVPSLALLALMIPIFGVGKIPAIIALFIYSLLPILRNTYIGIQDVGTDYTDAAKGMGMTNTESVFMVELPLAMPTIMAGIRLSAVYVIAWATLASYIGAGGLGDFIFSGLNNYQPALIFAGTIPVTLLALAADLLLGRLEKKLTPKALRGTK, from the coding sequence ATGCAACAGTTTTTAGCAGAACGTGGTGGAGAGTTAATGACTAAAATTTGGGAACATCTTTTTATTTCAGGTGTCGCACTATTACTTGGTATTTTATTTGCTGTCCCAATTGGTATTTTATTGACGCGTACAAAACGTCTAGCAACGATAGTAATCGGGATAACTAGTGCCTTACAAACAGTGCCTTCATTAGCATTGTTAGCATTGATGATTCCAATTTTTGGTGTTGGTAAAATTCCAGCGATTATTGCGCTATTTATTTACTCTTTATTACCTATTTTGAGAAACACGTATATTGGGATTCAAGATGTTGGCACCGATTACACAGATGCAGCAAAAGGAATGGGGATGACTAATACGGAATCGGTCTTTATGGTCGAATTACCATTAGCGATGCCCACGATTATGGCAGGTATCCGGTTGTCAGCAGTTTATGTGATTGCATGGGCAACGTTAGCGTCATATATTGGTGCTGGTGGATTAGGGGATTTTATCTTCAGTGGATTAAATAACTATCAACCCGCATTAATATTCGCTGGGACGATTCCAGTAACTTTGTTAGCCTTAGCTGCAGATTTATTATTAGGTCGGTTAGAGAAAAAACTAACACCAAAAGCACTAAGGGGGACAAAATAA
- a CDS encoding osmoprotectant ABC transporter substrate-binding protein: MLKKILLAIGALLLLSGCSLPGLASNSDDTTIAITGGITSEAQILASLTAGMVEHYTGQKTTIINNLATTTINHQAMLNGDAQISAARYTGTDLTTTLGMKPVKDPKEAFNTVKTTFDKKYHQKWFPSYGFDNTYAFMVTKETAEKYQLKTVSDLKKVASELTAGVDTSWIDRKGDGYHGFTKEYGFDFGRVFPMQIGLVYDAVAANKMDVVLGYSTDGRIGSYDLVVLEDDLKFFPPYDACIVATDAILDEYPKLNEALGRLSGKISTETMQKLNYEADNNLMEPQTVAENFLREHNYFETEGSNR; encoded by the coding sequence ATGTTGAAAAAAATACTTCTAGCGATTGGAGCACTTTTATTACTATCTGGCTGTTCACTCCCAGGCTTAGCGTCAAATTCAGATGATACAACAATTGCGATTACAGGTGGTATTACGTCAGAAGCACAAATTTTAGCTAGTTTAACAGCTGGTATGGTGGAGCACTATACTGGACAAAAAACAACGATTATTAATAATCTGGCCACGACAACGATTAACCATCAGGCAATGTTAAATGGCGATGCACAAATTTCCGCTGCACGTTATACAGGGACAGATTTAACTACGACACTTGGTATGAAGCCGGTGAAAGATCCAAAAGAAGCATTCAACACAGTTAAAACAACCTTCGACAAAAAGTATCATCAAAAATGGTTTCCATCATACGGTTTTGATAATACTTATGCGTTTATGGTGACGAAAGAAACAGCTGAAAAATATCAGTTGAAAACGGTCAGTGATTTGAAAAAAGTTGCTTCAGAATTAACAGCTGGGGTGGATACTTCATGGATTGATCGTAAAGGTGATGGGTACCATGGTTTTACTAAAGAGTATGGTTTTGATTTTGGTCGTGTATTCCCAATGCAAATTGGTCTAGTTTATGACGCAGTTGCAGCAAATAAAATGGACGTTGTATTGGGTTATTCGACAGATGGTCGTATTGGTAGTTATGATTTAGTTGTTCTAGAAGATGATTTGAAATTCTTTCCGCCTTATGATGCATGTATTGTCGCGACGGATGCTATTTTAGATGAGTATCCTAAATTAAATGAAGCATTAGGGCGTCTGTCTGGGAAAATTTCTACAGAAACGATGCAAAAACTAAACTATGAAGCGGATAATAATTTAATGGAACCACAAACAGTCGCAGAAAATTTTCTTCGTGAGCATAATTATTTTGAAACAGAAGGGAGTAACCGCTAA
- a CDS encoding ABC transporter permease, which yields MQNLQELNLLQQFLYYFEQNGSYVLSQFMRHFLISIYGVLFAAIVGIPIGILISRRTKMAGWVISIANLIQTVPSLAMLSILMLGLGLGVNTVIITVFLYSLLPIIKNTYTGMIQVDKNILDVGKGMGMTMWQRLYMVELPLSVSVIMAGIRNALVVAIGITAIGSFVGAGGLGDIIIRGTNATDGTAIILVGALPTAFMAIITDWVLGTIERRLDPASKHS from the coding sequence ATGCAAAATTTACAAGAGTTGAATTTACTCCAACAATTTTTATATTATTTTGAACAAAACGGTAGTTATGTCTTAAGTCAATTCATGCGCCACTTTTTAATTTCAATTTATGGAGTACTGTTTGCAGCAATTGTCGGTATCCCGATTGGCATTTTAATTAGTCGCCGTACAAAAATGGCAGGTTGGGTTATTAGTATTGCTAACCTAATACAAACAGTTCCCTCATTAGCGATGTTGTCAATTTTGATGTTGGGACTTGGTCTAGGTGTGAATACAGTAATCATTACAGTATTTTTATATTCTTTGTTACCGATTATTAAAAATACTTATACAGGAATGATCCAAGTAGATAAAAATATTTTAGATGTTGGTAAAGGAATGGGTATGACAATGTGGCAAAGACTGTATATGGTCGAATTACCACTATCAGTTTCTGTTATAATGGCTGGTATTCGTAATGCACTAGTTGTTGCTATTGGTATTACTGCTATCGGTTCTTTTGTTGGTGCTGGTGGGCTTGGTGACATCATTATTCGTGGGACTAACGCTACAGACGGCACAGCGATTATCTTAGTAGGTGCACTACCGACTGCATTTATGGCGATTATCACAGATTGGGTCTTAGGTACGATTGAACGACGTTTAGATCCAGCTAGTAAACATTCTTAA